A genomic region of Thermodesulfovibrio aggregans contains the following coding sequences:
- the nuoL gene encoding NADH-quinone oxidoreductase subunit L: MDERLYFLILLFPLAGFLFNIVIGRFVNTRWVSWIGVLSILGSLVVSLFAIKEVFSGKTIEYNLYTWILSDDLKVSFGYLIDQLTAVMLFVVCFVGWLIHIYSVGYMHGDPGYSRYFAYLNLFVFSMLMLVMGNNLVMLYFGWEAVGLCSYFLIAFWYKKKSAADAGKKAFIVNRIGDFGFALGIFLLFINVYALNYTDVFPKISGLQGQTINLLGCNVELITLIALLLFCGAVGKSAQIPLYVWLPDAMEGPTPVSALIHAATMVTAGVFMVTRLSPLYSLSETALAVVAIIGAVTAFYSATIGVVQRDMKRIIAYSTISQIGYMFAACGVAAYGAGVFHLYTHAFFKALLFLGAGSVMHAMAGELDIYKMGGLRKKMPITYITFLIAALAISGIPGLSGFFSKDEILWYAFASAKPYGKFVWFLLTITAALTAFYTFRVVFVAFHGKFRGTVDEFKHVHESPSVMTVPLVILAIGSVLVGYFSVPHFLEPLVGKPAVAVSHEKEKVVMTISIIAGLLGIITAWYMYILKPWVPEKLTTSFKGLYKILWNKYYVDELYSSLFVKPTLWIADKLIERITDIKIIEGIVNGIPKLIYKAGLLIRPVQTGQLQQYAMLMIAGVIIFVLIVLSIGKF, translated from the coding sequence ATGGATGAGAGACTTTATTTTTTAATACTTTTATTTCCGTTGGCAGGATTTCTATTTAACATTGTTATTGGCAGATTTGTGAACACAAGGTGGGTTAGCTGGATTGGGGTGTTGTCAATTCTTGGCTCGTTAGTTGTTTCCCTATTTGCCATTAAGGAAGTTTTTTCAGGAAAAACAATTGAATACAATCTCTATACATGGATACTCTCAGATGACTTAAAAGTAAGCTTTGGATATCTTATAGATCAGCTCACTGCAGTAATGCTTTTTGTTGTATGCTTTGTTGGCTGGCTCATTCACATTTACTCTGTTGGATACATGCACGGAGACCCCGGTTATTCAAGATACTTTGCCTATCTAAATCTTTTTGTGTTTTCAATGCTCATGCTCGTAATGGGAAATAATCTTGTCATGCTCTATTTTGGTTGGGAAGCAGTTGGACTTTGCTCGTACTTTTTAATTGCCTTCTGGTATAAAAAGAAATCAGCTGCTGATGCTGGTAAGAAAGCATTTATAGTTAACAGGATAGGGGATTTTGGTTTTGCCCTCGGTATATTTCTTTTGTTTATAAACGTTTATGCACTTAATTATACTGATGTTTTCCCAAAAATTTCTGGACTTCAGGGGCAGACAATAAATCTATTGGGCTGTAATGTTGAGTTAATTACTCTTATTGCACTTTTACTTTTCTGCGGTGCTGTTGGAAAGTCAGCTCAGATTCCACTTTATGTATGGCTTCCTGATGCAATGGAAGGTCCTACGCCTGTAAGCGCACTCATTCATGCTGCCACAATGGTTACTGCTGGAGTATTTATGGTAACAAGATTAAGTCCTCTCTATAGTCTTTCAGAGACAGCTCTGGCAGTAGTAGCAATCATCGGTGCTGTAACAGCCTTTTATTCAGCTACGATAGGAGTTGTCCAGAGAGATATGAAACGCATAATAGCCTATTCAACCATAAGCCAGATTGGATACATGTTTGCTGCCTGTGGAGTTGCTGCCTATGGTGCAGGTGTATTTCATCTTTATACTCATGCTTTCTTTAAAGCTTTATTGTTCCTCGGTGCAGGAAGTGTAATGCATGCAATGGCTGGAGAGCTTGATATATACAAAATGGGTGGATTAAGAAAGAAGATGCCAATCACATATATAACATTTTTAATAGCTGCTTTAGCGATTTCAGGAATTCCAGGACTTTCTGGATTTTTCAGTAAAGATGAGATTCTCTGGTATGCCTTTGCCTCTGCAAAGCCTTATGGAAAATTTGTGTGGTTTCTTTTAACAATTACTGCAGCACTTACAGCTTTCTACACGTTTAGAGTCGTTTTTGTTGCATTTCATGGCAAATTCAGAGGAACTGTAGATGAGTTTAAACATGTCCATGAATCACCTTCAGTAATGACTGTTCCATTAGTGATTCTTGCCATCGGTTCAGTTTTGGTTGGATATTTTTCAGTTCCTCACTTTCTTGAACCATTAGTTGGTAAACCGGCAGTTGCAGTTTCTCATGAGAAGGAAAAAGTTGTAATGACAATTTCAATTATTGCTGGACTGCTTGGAATAATTACTGCGTGGTACATGTATATTTTAAAGCCATGGGTTCCAGAGAAATTGACAACCTCTTTCAAAGGCTTATACAAAATCTTATGGAATAAATACTATGTTGATGAGCTCTATAGTTCACTTTTTGTAAAACCCACTTTATGGATTGCCGACAAATTAATTGAAAGAATAACAGATATAAAGATAATAGAAGGAATTGTAAATGGTATTCCTAAGCTTATTTACAAAGCAGGCTTATTGATAAGACCTGTTCAAACAGGACAACTTCAGCAGTATGCTATGTTAATGATTGCAGGAGTCATTATTTTTGTTTTAATAGTTCTCTCAATTGGAAAATTTTGA
- a CDS encoding NADH-quinone oxidoreductase subunit M → MHEEVVVQNSNNKELGKHLLVSLLILFLIGGTILMFGLGINNLHFPLLSVLIFFPVAGAALIAVLPRDKEELIKFSALLISIVEFILSIPLYVSFNKATHHMQFREEYLWIPQWGIKYSLGVDGISVLFILLSSLLTILCVTVSWKEINKKIKEFYAALLITHSAMIGVFMSLDIFLFYIFWEAMLIPMYLIIGVWGGPRRIYSAIKFFLYTFVGSVLMLVGILVLYFHTGTSDILTLMKTSYPYKMQLWLFWAFFAAFAVKVPMWPVHTWLPDAHTEAPTAGSVILAGILIKMGAYGFLRFNLPMFPEATVAMKPFMMILSVIAIIYGALICLVQKDLKRLIAYSSVSHMGFVTLGIFALNQQGIQGGILQMLNHGIITGALFLCVGIIYQRTHTREIAQYGGVASVMPAYSAFFMAFTLASIGLPGTNGFIGEFLILLGAFKSWKLMCVLAATALIIGAGYMLWLYQRVFFEKTNPAFLHHIHGYGDLNAREIATLMPLLVAVLWIGFYPNALLSFMDQSVRELISHVISAGAVK, encoded by the coding sequence ATGCATGAGGAAGTGGTAGTTCAAAATAGTAATAACAAAGAACTTGGAAAACATCTTTTAGTTTCACTTTTGATTCTTTTCCTTATTGGTGGAACTATTTTGATGTTTGGATTAGGGATAAATAATCTACATTTTCCACTTCTCTCAGTTCTTATTTTCTTCCCAGTTGCAGGTGCTGCCTTAATAGCAGTCCTTCCAAGAGATAAAGAGGAATTAATAAAGTTTTCAGCCCTTTTAATCTCAATTGTTGAGTTTATTTTAAGTATTCCTCTGTATGTTTCCTTTAATAAAGCAACACATCATATGCAATTCAGGGAAGAGTATCTGTGGATTCCTCAGTGGGGAATTAAGTATTCTTTAGGAGTTGACGGAATAAGCGTGCTTTTTATCTTACTTAGCAGTCTTCTTACAATTCTTTGCGTAACAGTTTCATGGAAGGAGATTAACAAAAAGATAAAAGAGTTCTATGCAGCTTTACTTATTACCCATTCTGCAATGATTGGTGTCTTTATGAGTCTTGATATTTTCCTCTTTTACATATTCTGGGAAGCTATGCTCATTCCCATGTATCTGATTATAGGAGTGTGGGGTGGGCCGAGAAGAATTTACTCAGCTATAAAGTTCTTTTTGTATACTTTTGTTGGAAGCGTTCTCATGCTTGTGGGAATTTTAGTTTTGTATTTCCATACAGGCACTTCAGACATTCTTACGCTAATGAAAACTTCATATCCATATAAAATGCAGCTCTGGCTTTTTTGGGCATTTTTTGCTGCCTTTGCAGTGAAAGTTCCCATGTGGCCTGTCCATACATGGCTTCCAGATGCCCATACAGAGGCACCAACTGCAGGAAGCGTTATTCTTGCCGGAATTCTCATTAAGATGGGAGCATATGGATTTTTAAGGTTCAATCTTCCAATGTTTCCAGAGGCAACAGTTGCCATGAAGCCCTTTATGATGATTCTTTCTGTGATTGCAATTATTTATGGTGCTTTAATATGTCTGGTACAGAAAGATCTAAAGCGTCTTATCGCCTACAGTTCCGTAAGTCATATGGGATTTGTAACACTTGGTATTTTTGCACTCAATCAGCAGGGAATACAGGGTGGAATCCTTCAGATGCTCAATCACGGAATTATTACAGGAGCTCTATTTTTATGTGTTGGAATTATTTATCAGAGAACCCACACCCGTGAGATAGCTCAATATGGAGGAGTTGCTTCTGTAATGCCTGCCTATTCGGCATTCTTTATGGCTTTTACTCTTGCTTCAATTGGGCTACCAGGAACCAATGGATTTATTGGAGAGTTTTTGATACTTCTTGGAGCATTCAAATCATGGAAATTAATGTGTGTACTTGCTGCAACTGCATTGATTATAGGTGCAGGTTATATGCTCTGGCTTTATCAAAGAGTTTTCTTTGAAAAAACAAATCCAGCTTTCTTACATCACATACATGGTTATGGAGATTTGAATGCAAGAGAGATAGCTACATTAATGCCACTTCTTGTAGCAGTGCTCTGGATAGGATTTTATCCAAATGCCCTATTAAGTTTTATGGATCAATCAGTAAGAGAACTAATTAGTCATGTTATATCAGCGGGGGCGGTGAAATGA
- a CDS encoding NADH-quinone oxidoreductase subunit N: protein MNIPQIPLNFEALIPEMLLTGFASLILLTGLLKIKNEILVWISVLFLLILVLIVPFKEGEAFGGMFLNDFLAIYLKLIILIGAALSLLVLNSYLKEKLILLKESIALILFSAVGMMLLVSAKELISFFVSFELMSLSIYVLVGIRRYDMKSNEAAVKYFMLGGLSSAIMLFGIAFLYGATNTTDFSVLIKSLSNNFALVYIGIGLFLIGLCFKIALVPFHMWAPDVYEGAPTPVTAFISTLPKVAILGAFGRILIEIFRDYYIDWSSFLIVLSIATMAVGNLFALAQRNIKRMLAYSSIAHAGYITIGLIVGTQTGLNAVIVYMLIYTLMNIGAFAMVIAFNEEDIENYKGLHKFHPALSLAMLIFMFSLTGVPPTAGFIVKFSIFLQAVKSGFTWLVIVAVLFTVVSAYYYLRVIMYMYMKDPVTVLKPIRSKELEIAIVVCATGVVIFGILPVFLI, encoded by the coding sequence ATGAATATACCTCAGATTCCTTTAAATTTCGAAGCTTTGATTCCTGAGATGCTTCTTACAGGTTTTGCTTCATTGATTTTGCTTACTGGATTGTTAAAAATCAAAAATGAAATCTTAGTATGGATTTCTGTTTTATTCTTACTCATCCTTGTTTTAATAGTTCCATTTAAGGAAGGTGAAGCTTTTGGAGGAATGTTTTTAAATGACTTCCTGGCAATATACTTAAAGTTAATAATACTTATTGGAGCCGCTCTGTCCCTGCTTGTTCTCAATTCGTATTTAAAAGAAAAGTTGATTTTGCTTAAGGAAAGTATAGCTCTTATTCTTTTTTCAGCAGTTGGTATGATGCTTCTTGTATCTGCAAAGGAACTAATAAGTTTTTTTGTTTCTTTTGAGCTTATGTCACTAAGCATATATGTTTTAGTTGGAATAAGAAGATATGATATGAAGTCAAATGAGGCAGCAGTAAAATACTTTATGCTTGGTGGATTATCTTCAGCGATTATGCTTTTTGGAATAGCCTTTCTATATGGAGCTACAAATACTACTGATTTTTCAGTTTTGATTAAATCTCTCTCAAATAATTTTGCACTGGTTTATATAGGTATTGGTCTTTTTTTGATTGGACTTTGTTTTAAAATAGCACTTGTTCCATTTCACATGTGGGCGCCTGATGTATATGAAGGTGCACCAACACCAGTTACAGCATTTATATCAACTTTGCCAAAAGTAGCTATTCTGGGTGCTTTTGGTAGAATTTTGATTGAGATATTTAGAGACTACTACATTGACTGGAGTAGTTTTCTGATAGTGCTTTCTATTGCTACAATGGCAGTGGGAAATCTTTTTGCCCTTGCTCAAAGAAACATAAAAAGAATGCTTGCCTACTCAAGTATAGCACATGCTGGATACATTACAATTGGATTGATTGTTGGAACTCAGACAGGATTAAATGCAGTGATTGTTTATATGCTTATCTATACTTTAATGAACATCGGAGCATTTGCAATGGTTATAGCTTTCAATGAAGAAGATATTGAAAACTATAAAGGACTTCACAAGTTTCATCCTGCACTTTCTCTTGCCATGTTAATATTTATGTTTTCTCTTACAGGTGTGCCTCCTACAGCTGGATTCATAGTTAAATTCAGCATATTTCTTCAGGCTGTAAAATCAGGATTTACCTGGCTTGTGATAGTTGCGGTCCTGTTTACAGTAGTATCAGCCTACTACTATCTTAGAGTGATAATGTATATGTACATGAAAGATCCTGTAACAGTGCTTAAACCAATTCGTTCAAAAGAACTTGAGATAGCCATAGTTGTCTGTGCAACCGGTGTTGTAATATTTGGAATTCTACCAGTTTTTCTAATATAG